In the genome of Streptomyces globosus, one region contains:
- a CDS encoding alpha-mannosidase: MHDDRSITEHRLRRTLAERIKPAVYSRPVPLAVERWDAPGEPVPVAEGLAAPYAPCAVGDAWGPAWGTTWFKVSGSVPGDWAGRTVEAVLDLGFDRMMPGFQCEGLVHLADGSEVKGLNPYNDWVRVADRAAGGERIEWYVEAAANPVLVEHAPTSEGDRLTSSAQPLYRLARMDLAVFEAEVWELVQDLEVLHDLMVQLAADDARRYAILRALDAALDEVDPDDVPGTAAAARARLAGVLASPAAASAHRISAVGHAHIDSAWLWPLRETVRKVARTASNAVSLMDGHPGFVFAMSQAQQLDWIKTHRPALFERIKKKAAEGRFVPVGGMWVESDTNMVGGEAMVRQFLYGKKFFLDEFGIETRNVWLPDSFGYTAAMPQIIRLSGSQWFLTQKISWSQVNAFPHHTFLWEGIDGTRVFTHFPPVDTYNGDLGGAQLAHAARNYREKGRGTRSLAPFGWGDGGGGPTREHLARAARLRDLEGSPRVEVEAPDAFFEKARAEYPDAPVWAGELYLELHRGTYTSQAKTKQGNRRSESLLREAELWAATAAVRVPSYAYPYEELERIWKTVLLHQFHDILPGSSIAWVHREARAAYARIHTELRAITVAAQAALAGEGDTGLVFNCAPHARRGVPAGGAGVPEPPAGRVSLRDRPQGGYVLENGLLRVEVDGRGLITSAVDLAAGREAVAPGQAANLLQIHRDLPNMWDAWDVDAFYRNHVTDLADHDSLAAEQHGPDAAAVRVERSFGRSRATQWITLRADAQQVDLVAEVDWHEREKFLKAAFPLDVKAERTASETQFGHVYRATHTNTSWEAAKFEICAHRWIHAGEPGWGAALLNDSTYGHDVTRDVRPDGGQTTTVRLSLLRAPRYPDPETDQGRHTLRYALAPGAGIGDAVREARFLNLPERTVPGAGPVAPLVSVAAAGGPAGGAVVVEAVKLAEDRSGDVVVRLYECLGGRAAAVLTADFRPVAAVESDLLERPLDGTAVGPPAADGSVPLALRPFQIATVRLRRA, translated from the coding sequence GTGCACGACGACCGCAGCATCACCGAGCACCGCCTGCGCCGGACCCTCGCCGAGCGCATCAAACCCGCCGTGTACTCCCGGCCCGTCCCCCTCGCCGTCGAGCGCTGGGACGCCCCCGGCGAGCCGGTGCCCGTCGCCGAGGGCCTGGCGGCCCCGTACGCCCCCTGCGCCGTCGGCGACGCCTGGGGGCCGGCCTGGGGCACCACCTGGTTCAAGGTCAGCGGCAGTGTGCCCGGCGACTGGGCCGGGCGCACCGTGGAGGCCGTCCTCGACCTCGGATTCGACCGGATGATGCCCGGCTTCCAGTGCGAGGGCCTCGTCCACCTCGCCGACGGCAGCGAGGTCAAGGGCCTCAACCCGTACAACGACTGGGTGCGGGTCGCCGACCGGGCTGCCGGCGGCGAGCGGATCGAGTGGTACGTCGAGGCCGCCGCGAACCCGGTCCTCGTCGAACACGCCCCCACCTCCGAGGGCGACAGGCTCACCAGCAGCGCGCAGCCGCTCTACCGCCTCGCCCGGATGGACCTGGCCGTCTTCGAGGCGGAGGTCTGGGAGCTCGTCCAGGACCTGGAGGTCCTCCACGACCTGATGGTGCAGCTCGCCGCCGACGACGCCCGCCGGTACGCGATCCTGCGCGCGCTCGACGCGGCCCTCGACGAGGTGGACCCCGACGACGTGCCCGGCACGGCCGCCGCGGCGCGAGCCCGGCTGGCCGGGGTGCTCGCCTCGCCGGCCGCCGCCTCCGCGCACCGGATCAGCGCCGTCGGCCACGCCCACATCGACTCGGCCTGGCTGTGGCCGCTGCGCGAGACGGTCCGCAAGGTCGCGCGGACCGCCTCCAACGCGGTCTCCCTCATGGACGGCCACCCCGGCTTCGTCTTCGCCATGTCCCAGGCCCAGCAGCTCGACTGGATCAAGACCCACCGGCCCGCACTGTTCGAGAGGATCAAGAAGAAGGCCGCGGAGGGCCGCTTCGTGCCGGTCGGCGGCATGTGGGTCGAGTCCGACACGAACATGGTCGGCGGGGAGGCCATGGTCCGGCAGTTCCTGTACGGGAAGAAGTTCTTCCTGGACGAGTTCGGCATCGAGACGCGCAACGTGTGGCTCCCCGACTCCTTCGGCTACACCGCCGCCATGCCGCAGATCATCCGCCTGTCCGGCTCGCAGTGGTTCCTGACGCAGAAGATCTCCTGGTCGCAGGTGAACGCCTTCCCCCACCACACCTTCCTGTGGGAGGGCATCGACGGCACCCGCGTCTTCACCCACTTCCCTCCCGTCGACACCTACAACGGCGACCTCGGCGGGGCCCAGCTGGCCCACGCGGCCCGCAACTACCGCGAGAAGGGCCGCGGCACCCGCTCCCTCGCCCCCTTCGGCTGGGGCGACGGCGGCGGCGGGCCGACCCGCGAGCACCTCGCCCGGGCCGCCCGCCTGCGCGACCTCGAAGGCTCCCCGCGCGTCGAGGTCGAGGCGCCCGACGCGTTCTTCGAGAAGGCCCGCGCCGAATACCCCGACGCCCCCGTCTGGGCCGGGGAGCTCTACCTGGAGTTGCACCGCGGCACCTACACCTCCCAGGCCAAGACCAAGCAGGGCAACCGGCGCAGCGAGTCCCTGCTGCGCGAGGCGGAGCTGTGGGCGGCCACCGCCGCCGTGCGGGTGCCGTCGTACGCCTACCCGTACGAGGAGCTGGAGCGGATCTGGAAGACGGTGCTGCTGCACCAGTTCCACGACATCCTGCCCGGATCGTCCATCGCCTGGGTGCACCGCGAGGCCCGCGCCGCGTACGCCCGGATCCACACCGAGCTGCGTGCGATCACCGTCGCGGCGCAGGCCGCGCTCGCCGGGGAGGGCGACACCGGGCTCGTCTTCAACTGCGCCCCGCACGCCCGCCGGGGCGTGCCCGCGGGCGGCGCCGGGGTGCCGGAGCCGCCGGCCGGGCGGGTGTCCCTGCGGGACCGGCCGCAGGGCGGGTACGTCCTGGAGAACGGGCTGCTGCGGGTGGAGGTCGACGGGCGCGGCCTGATCACCTCCGCCGTCGACCTCGCGGCCGGCCGCGAGGCGGTGGCCCCGGGTCAGGCTGCCAACCTGCTCCAGATCCACCGCGACCTGCCGAACATGTGGGACGCCTGGGACGTCGACGCGTTCTACCGCAACCACGTCACCGACCTCGCGGACCACGACTCCCTGGCCGCCGAGCAGCACGGCCCGGACGCCGCGGCGGTCCGTGTGGAGCGCTCCTTCGGCAGGTCCCGGGCCACCCAGTGGATCACCCTGCGGGCGGACGCCCAACAGGTCGACCTCGTCGCCGAGGTCGACTGGCACGAGAGGGAGAAGTTCCTCAAGGCGGCCTTCCCGCTGGACGTCAAGGCCGAACGGACCGCCTCCGAGACGCAGTTCGGGCACGTGTACCGGGCCACCCACACCAACACCTCCTGGGAGGCGGCCAAGTTCGAGATCTGCGCCCACCGCTGGATCCACGCAGGGGAGCCGGGCTGGGGCGCCGCGCTCCTCAACGACTCCACGTACGGCCACGACGTCACCCGCGACGTGCGGCCCGACGGCGGGCAGACCACCACGGTCCGGCTGTCCCTGCTGCGGGCGCCCCGCTACCCCGACCCGGAGACCGACCAGGGCCGGCACACGCTGCGGTACGCGCTGGCGCCGGGGGCCGGGATCGGCGACGCGGTCCGCGAGGCCCGCTTCCTCAACCTGCCCGAGCGCACGGTGCCCGGCGCCGGCCCCGTCGCCCCGCTGGTCTCGGTGGCGGCCGCGGGCGGCCCGGCGGGCGGCGCGGTGGTCGTGGAGGCGGTCAAGCTGGCGGAGGACCGCAGCGGCGACGTCGTGGTCCGCCTGTACGAGTGCCTCGGCGGCCGTGCCGCGGCGGTCCTCACGGCGGACTTCCGGCCCGTGGCCGCCGTCGAGAGCGACCTGCTGGAGCGGCCCCTCGACGGCACCGCGGTCGGCCCGCCGGCGGCGGACGGGTCGGTGCCGCTGGCGCTGCGCCCGTTCCAGATCGCCACGGTCCGCCTGCGCCGCGCCTGA
- a CDS encoding SpoIIE family protein phosphatase, with amino-acid sequence MSTANGVPADSAGTPPDPTGPTETPGPGGPTGPTGPIGPTGPPGETGETGRTEPGGAVGRTGPAGPGTGRGLLDVLGVAAVVLDSQGRIVLWSPQAEELFGYPAEEALGEYAARLLVGEEHLGVVLSLFDKVMSEGSPWAGVFPVHHKDGGTRLTEFRNMRLEDREGRFYALGIASDQATLRRLERDLALSLRLVSQSPIGLAVLDTDLRYVMVNPALERINGIPAEQHLGRRVHEALPRVDAAAIEAAMREVLVTGVPRLDQFTTGRTPADPHQDHAFSASYYRLDDPAGRPIGIAASIADVTEQHKTAQAIALARQRLALIADASVRIGTTLDLGVTARELGDMAVPQLADVATIDVLDEVLTGEQPSGTVPAGTVRFRALAVKAARPGPAVQAVDPVGTIARYDDTRLVTRCVRTGRPALQARVTPGDLGGIARDAEAAALLAEAGLHSYLAVPLIARGEVIGALGLQRADNPLPFDEDDVLLAQELAARAAVCIDNARWYQKQRRAALLLQRHLLPHQPTPTPGLEIAFRYQPAQSAGEVGGDWFDVIPLADDKTALVVGDVMGSGINAAAAMGQLRTAARTLAELDLDPAAVLTRLDHTATGLGHTMATCVIAVYDPRRNRCRIASAGHLPPVRVSRGRPPELLDLPTGVPLGVGGVPFEAAALDLDVGDELVLYTDGLVERRDQDIDTRLRALTDLLDTPGRPLEATCDLLLGRLRRPDDRDDVALLIARAHPL; translated from the coding sequence ATGAGCACGGCGAATGGCGTCCCGGCCGACTCCGCAGGCACCCCGCCGGACCCGACCGGCCCCACGGAAACCCCCGGTCCCGGCGGCCCCACCGGCCCCACCGGCCCGATCGGTCCCACCGGCCCGCCCGGCGAGACCGGCGAGACCGGCCGCACCGAGCCGGGCGGGGCCGTCGGCAGGACCGGGCCCGCCGGCCCCGGCACCGGCCGGGGGCTGCTGGACGTGCTCGGCGTCGCCGCTGTCGTGCTCGACTCCCAGGGGCGGATCGTCCTGTGGAGCCCGCAGGCCGAGGAGCTCTTCGGATACCCGGCCGAGGAGGCGCTCGGCGAGTACGCCGCCCGCCTCCTCGTCGGCGAGGAGCACCTGGGCGTGGTCCTCTCCCTCTTCGACAAGGTCATGTCCGAGGGCTCGCCCTGGGCCGGGGTGTTCCCCGTCCACCACAAGGACGGCGGCACCCGGCTCACCGAGTTCCGCAACATGCGCCTGGAGGACCGCGAGGGCCGCTTCTACGCCCTCGGCATCGCCTCCGACCAGGCGACCCTGCGCCGTCTGGAGCGCGACCTCGCCCTCTCCCTCCGCCTGGTCTCCCAGTCGCCCATCGGGCTGGCCGTCCTCGACACCGACCTGCGCTACGTCATGGTCAACCCGGCCCTCGAACGGATCAACGGGATCCCGGCCGAGCAGCACCTGGGCCGCCGCGTCCACGAGGCCCTGCCCCGGGTGGACGCCGCGGCCATCGAGGCGGCCATGCGCGAGGTACTGGTGACGGGCGTCCCCCGGCTGGACCAGTTCACCACCGGCCGCACCCCCGCCGACCCCCACCAGGACCACGCCTTCTCCGCCTCGTACTACCGCCTCGACGACCCGGCCGGGCGGCCCATCGGCATCGCCGCCTCCATCGCCGACGTCACCGAGCAGCACAAGACGGCGCAGGCCATCGCACTGGCCCGGCAGCGGCTGGCTCTCATCGCCGACGCCTCCGTCCGCATCGGCACCACCCTGGACCTCGGCGTCACGGCCCGGGAGCTCGGCGACATGGCCGTGCCGCAGCTCGCCGACGTCGCCACCATCGACGTCCTCGACGAGGTCCTCACCGGCGAGCAGCCGTCCGGCACGGTCCCTGCCGGCACCGTCCGGTTCCGGGCCCTGGCCGTCAAAGCAGCCCGCCCCGGCCCCGCCGTCCAGGCTGTCGACCCGGTCGGCACCATCGCTCGCTACGACGACACGCGCCTCGTCACCCGCTGCGTCCGCACCGGCCGGCCCGCGCTCCAGGCCCGCGTCACGCCCGGCGACCTCGGCGGCATCGCCCGGGACGCCGAGGCCGCCGCGCTGCTCGCCGAGGCGGGGCTGCACTCCTACCTCGCCGTGCCGCTCATCGCCCGCGGCGAGGTCATCGGCGCGCTCGGCCTGCAGCGCGCCGACAACCCGCTGCCGTTCGACGAGGACGACGTCCTGCTCGCCCAGGAGCTGGCCGCCCGCGCGGCCGTCTGCATCGACAACGCCCGCTGGTACCAGAAGCAGCGCCGCGCCGCGCTCCTCCTCCAGCGGCACCTGCTGCCCCACCAGCCCACCCCGACACCCGGACTGGAGATCGCCTTCCGCTACCAGCCCGCCCAGAGCGCCGGCGAGGTCGGCGGCGACTGGTTCGACGTCATCCCCCTCGCCGACGACAAGACCGCGCTCGTCGTCGGGGACGTCATGGGCAGCGGCATCAACGCGGCCGCCGCCATGGGCCAACTCCGCACCGCCGCCCGCACCCTGGCCGAACTCGACCTCGACCCGGCGGCCGTCCTCACCCGCCTCGACCACACCGCCACCGGACTCGGCCACACCATGGCCACCTGCGTCATCGCCGTGTACGACCCGCGCCGCAACCGCTGCCGCATCGCCTCCGCCGGCCACCTGCCGCCCGTACGCGTCAGCCGGGGCCGCCCGCCCGAGCTGCTGGACCTGCCCACCGGGGTGCCCCTCGGCGTCGGCGGCGTGCCCTTCGAGGCCGCCGCCCTCGACCTGGACGTCGGCGACGAACTGGTCCTCTACACCGACGGCCTCGTGGAGCGCCGCGACCAGGACATCGACACCCGGCTCCGGGCCCTCACCGACCTGCTCGACACACCGGGCCGCCCCCTGGAGGCGACCTGCGACCTGCTGCTGGGCCGGCTGCGCCGCCCGGACGACCGCGACGACGTCGCCCTGCTCATCGCCCGCGCCCACCCCCTCTGA
- a CDS encoding MFS transporter: protein MAPAAPTPLPQDPAPPLRRNRNFTVFWLGQALSVLGGSVTYLALPLLVLEATGSIVRMGLLTVVMGATGIVTGLFAGYVADRTDRRRLMIACDLGRAVLLGSVPFLWLAGPRLWVLYVLTAVVTVLKTLFDVAYVTSVPALVRREDLAAANARLMGTFAVGTLLGPVAAGLVTAGVGAAWALALDGATFLVSALSLRWVAFGPAPGGPGPGGDGGGTGRQGVRGRLREVFTTGFTFLWGHRLLRPLTVLLTLLTFLTMGATDLLVFRLQEDLGRDAAVTGAVVAVSGLGVVAASACAARLRRAFGFGPCWLGSVGLIGAAVAVTGTSASVPVIAAAAAVFMVGMTLGGVSSMTLRQEVTPEPLLGRVTSAFWTVHNAAGPIGAAVLTLCAGRWGVPPVSLAGGVFCLLIAAAGLLTPLRSARSGGPPAPPAAAGPGSGAAGGAGADTGGARQA, encoded by the coding sequence GTGGCGCCGGCCGCCCCGACCCCGTTACCGCAGGATCCGGCTCCGCCCCTCCGGCGGAACCGGAACTTCACCGTCTTCTGGCTCGGCCAGGCGCTGTCCGTCCTGGGCGGCTCGGTCACCTACCTCGCCCTGCCGCTCCTGGTCCTCGAAGCCACCGGGTCCATCGTCCGGATGGGCCTGCTCACCGTGGTCATGGGCGCCACCGGCATCGTGACGGGGCTGTTCGCCGGGTATGTCGCCGACCGCACCGACCGGCGCCGCCTGATGATCGCCTGCGACCTGGGGCGGGCCGTGCTCCTCGGCTCGGTGCCCTTCCTGTGGCTCGCCGGGCCGCGCCTGTGGGTCCTGTACGTGCTGACGGCGGTCGTGACCGTCCTCAAGACGCTCTTCGACGTGGCGTACGTGACCTCCGTGCCGGCCCTGGTGCGTCGGGAGGACCTCGCCGCCGCGAACGCCCGCCTCATGGGCACCTTCGCAGTCGGCACGCTGCTCGGGCCGGTGGCGGCGGGCCTCGTCACGGCCGGGGTCGGCGCCGCCTGGGCGCTCGCGCTGGACGGGGCGACCTTCCTCGTCTCGGCGCTCAGCCTGCGCTGGGTGGCGTTCGGCCCGGCACCGGGGGGCCCGGGCCCCGGCGGGGACGGCGGCGGGACCGGGCGGCAGGGGGTGCGCGGCCGGCTTCGCGAGGTGTTCACCACGGGCTTCACGTTCCTGTGGGGCCACCGGCTACTGCGGCCGCTGACCGTCCTGCTCACCCTGCTGACGTTCCTCACCATGGGCGCCACCGACCTGCTGGTCTTCCGGCTCCAGGAGGACCTCGGCCGGGACGCTGCCGTCACCGGCGCCGTCGTCGCCGTGAGCGGACTCGGCGTTGTCGCCGCGTCCGCCTGCGCGGCCCGGCTGCGGCGGGCCTTCGGCTTCGGGCCGTGCTGGCTGGGGTCGGTCGGGCTGATTGGGGCCGCCGTGGCCGTGACCGGGACCAGCGCGAGCGTGCCGGTGATCGCCGCGGCAGCGGCGGTGTTCATGGTCGGGATGACCCTCGGCGGCGTCAGCTCGATGACCCTGCGCCAGGAGGTCACCCCCGAGCCGCTGCTCGGCCGGGTCACCTCGGCGTTCTGGACGGTCCACAACGCCGCCGGTCCGATCGGCGCCGCCGTCCTCACCCTCTGCGCGGGCCGCTGGGGCGTGCCGCCCGTCAGCCTCGCCGGCGGCGTGTTCTGCCTGCTCATCGCAGCCGCCGGGCTGCTGACGCCGCTCCGCTCGGCCCGGTCCGGCGGCCCGCCCGCCCCGCCGGCCGCAGCCGGCCCCGGTTCGGGGGCCGCCGGTGGAGCGGGCGCGGACACCGGCGGGGCGAGGCAGGCGTGA
- a CDS encoding alpha/beta hydrolase yields the protein MNITRLAPVLAAAGLLATTVPLLSAPQAAAAGTPEFVPQKPAWQRCSPEQPASYECATVKVPLDYRRPQGRTIDIAISRMKSADPAKRHGVLLMNPGGPGGPGLDLPLMADELMPKDVRDRYDVIGFDPRGVGASSPVTCGLTDEEQNFNRPYKEETFPADVAWAQAVADKCREKSGRVLPFITTRNTARDMDAIRAALGEKKISYVGYSYGTYLGTVYSQMFPSRTDRFVLDSGVDPKRAWRGMIQVWATEAEPAFARWTRWAAERDGEYRLGATPGAVSRTFWDLVARADREPIDFEGQKLTGDDIRTARALFFYPAQASPVVRALVDAAEGRPAALTPEQRGLLRPASEPASDNGTAAFWAVVCGDVEWPRYPEQYAREAARDKARYPLYGDFASNIKPCAYWQRPIEPPTKTNVRANVLTVQNEWDSQTPLDSGRALHRALAGSRMVLAEGGEGHGVYMFEPESCVNATVNAYLAGGGLPAADVTCRNAPAGERRAELVPSSPQRFPGGSPLRF from the coding sequence GTGAACATCACACGCCTCGCGCCCGTGCTCGCCGCCGCAGGCCTGCTCGCCACCACCGTCCCCCTGCTGTCCGCCCCGCAGGCCGCGGCCGCCGGAACCCCGGAGTTCGTCCCGCAGAAGCCCGCATGGCAGCGGTGCAGCCCCGAGCAGCCGGCCTCCTACGAGTGCGCGACCGTCAAGGTGCCGCTCGACTACCGGCGCCCGCAGGGGCGCACCATCGACATCGCGATATCCCGGATGAAGAGCGCCGACCCGGCCAAGCGGCACGGCGTGCTGCTGATGAACCCGGGCGGCCCCGGCGGCCCCGGCCTCGACCTGCCGCTGATGGCGGACGAGTTGATGCCGAAGGACGTGCGCGACCGGTACGACGTGATCGGCTTCGACCCGCGCGGCGTCGGGGCGAGCAGCCCGGTCACCTGCGGCCTGACCGACGAGGAGCAGAACTTCAACCGGCCGTACAAGGAGGAGACCTTCCCGGCGGACGTCGCGTGGGCGCAGGCGGTCGCCGACAAGTGCCGCGAGAAGTCGGGGCGGGTGCTGCCGTTCATCACCACCCGCAACACGGCGCGCGACATGGACGCGATCCGCGCTGCCCTGGGCGAGAAGAAGATCAGCTATGTGGGCTACTCGTACGGCACGTACCTGGGCACGGTGTACTCGCAGATGTTCCCCTCCCGTACCGACCGCTTCGTCCTCGACAGCGGCGTGGACCCGAAGCGGGCGTGGCGCGGCATGATCCAGGTCTGGGCGACCGAGGCCGAGCCGGCGTTCGCGCGCTGGACGCGTTGGGCTGCCGAGCGGGACGGCGAGTACCGGCTGGGCGCGACGCCCGGGGCGGTGTCCAGGACGTTCTGGGACCTGGTGGCCCGCGCGGACCGCGAGCCGATCGACTTCGAGGGGCAGAAGCTCACGGGGGACGACATCCGCACCGCGCGGGCGCTGTTCTTCTACCCCGCGCAGGCGTCGCCCGTCGTCCGGGCGCTGGTCGACGCCGCGGAGGGCCGGCCCGCCGCCCTCACCCCGGAGCAGCGCGGTCTGCTCCGGCCGGCGTCGGAGCCGGCGTCGGACAACGGCACCGCCGCGTTCTGGGCGGTGGTGTGCGGGGACGTGGAGTGGCCGCGCTACCCGGAGCAGTACGCCCGTGAGGCCGCCCGCGACAAGGCGAGGTACCCGCTGTACGGCGACTTCGCCTCCAACATCAAGCCGTGCGCGTACTGGCAGCGGCCCATCGAACCGCCCACGAAGACGAACGTCCGGGCGAACGTCCTGACCGTGCAGAACGAGTGGGACTCCCAGACCCCGCTGGACAGCGGCCGGGCCCTGCACCGGGCGCTCGCGGGCTCGCGCATGGTGCTCGCCGAGGGCGGCGAGGGGCACGGCGTGTACATGTTCGAGCCGGAGTCCTGCGTCAACGCGACGGTCAACGCCTACCTGGCGGGCGGCGGCCTGCCCGCGGCGGACGTGACCTGCCGGAACGCTCCGGCGGGCGAGCGCCGCGCCGAGCTGGTGCCGTCCTCGCCGCAGCGCTTCCCGGGCGGCTCGCCGCTCCGGTTCTGA
- a CDS encoding PaaI family thioesterase, with product MTLTPADADKVLKDNFAPWVLALGLTVEETGDRHAVLRLPWSGELARDGGGLSGQALMAAADTATVIAISAARGGYGPMTTVQQSTSFQRPVAGSDVLIEVRVTKLGKRMAFADVTMTPEGAQDPAATASAVYALLA from the coding sequence GTGACCCTGACACCGGCAGACGCAGACAAGGTCCTCAAGGACAACTTCGCCCCGTGGGTGCTGGCCCTGGGCCTGACCGTCGAGGAGACGGGCGACCGGCACGCCGTGCTGCGGCTGCCCTGGTCCGGGGAGCTCGCCCGGGACGGCGGCGGGCTGTCCGGACAGGCCCTGATGGCCGCGGCCGACACCGCCACCGTCATCGCGATCAGCGCCGCGCGCGGCGGGTACGGGCCGATGACGACCGTCCAGCAGTCGACGAGCTTCCAGCGGCCCGTGGCCGGCTCCGACGTGCTCATCGAGGTGCGGGTCACCAAGCTGGGCAAGCGGATGGCCTTCGCGGACGTCACGATGACTCCGGAGGGGGCGCAGGACCCGGCCGCGACCGCGTCGGCGGTCTACGCGCTCCTCGCCTGA
- a CDS encoding NADPH-dependent 2,4-dienoyl-CoA reductase gives MSSQSRYPHLLSPLDLGFTTLPNRVVMGSMHTGLEEHEGGFERLAAFYAERARGGAGLIVTGGIAPNDAGRPFEGGSRLTTEEEAAEHRVITEAVHAEGGKIAMQILHFGRYAYHKDLVAPSALQAPISPFVPNELTGAEVEQTVEDFVRAARLARLAGYDGVEIMGSEGYLINEFTAAATNRREDRWGGSYENRVRFPLEIVRRTREAVGPDFILIYRLSMLDLVPGGSTLDEVVHLAKEVEAAGATIINTGIGWHEARIPTIATSVPRGAYTWVTKRLMGAVSVPLVTSNRINTPEKAEEILAEGRADLVSLARPFLADADFVAKAAAGRPEAINTCIGCNQACLDHTFSGKITSCLVNPRACHETELVLSPTRLAKRVAVVGAGPAGLACAVTAAERGHTVTLFEASGHIGGQLDIARRIPGKEEFEETIRYFGHQLAEQGVEVRLNTAADPELLRGYDEVVVATGVTPRIPAIEGVDHAKAVSYLDVLRDGAPVGENVAVVGAGGIGFDVAEYLTDSGEGASQDPEVYFRHWGVDTSYAGPGGLTAPDRPASPRRVHLLQRKTTKVGAGLGTTTGWIHRAELKHRGVVSVAGASYDRIDDDGLHITVDGEQRLVPADTVVLCTGQEPRRDLYEELRAAGVEAHLIGGADVAAELDAKRAIRQGTELAASL, from the coding sequence ATGAGTTCCCAGAGCCGGTACCCGCACCTGCTGAGCCCCCTGGACCTCGGATTCACCACCCTGCCGAACCGCGTGGTCATGGGCTCGATGCACACCGGCCTGGAGGAGCACGAGGGCGGCTTCGAGCGCCTCGCCGCCTTCTACGCCGAGCGCGCCCGCGGCGGCGCCGGCCTGATCGTCACCGGCGGCATCGCCCCCAACGACGCGGGCCGGCCCTTCGAGGGCGGCTCCCGCCTCACCACCGAGGAGGAGGCCGCCGAGCACCGGGTGATCACCGAGGCGGTGCACGCCGAGGGCGGGAAGATCGCCATGCAGATCCTCCACTTCGGCCGCTACGCCTACCACAAGGACCTGGTCGCCCCCAGCGCGCTCCAGGCGCCCATCAGCCCCTTCGTCCCGAACGAGCTGACCGGCGCCGAGGTCGAGCAGACCGTCGAGGACTTCGTCCGCGCCGCCCGCCTCGCCAGGCTCGCCGGCTACGACGGCGTCGAGATCATGGGCTCCGAGGGCTACCTGATCAACGAGTTCACCGCCGCCGCCACCAACCGCCGCGAGGACCGCTGGGGCGGCTCGTACGAGAACCGCGTGCGCTTCCCCCTGGAGATCGTCCGGCGCACCCGCGAGGCCGTCGGCCCCGACTTCATCCTGATCTACCGCCTCTCCATGCTCGACCTGGTCCCCGGCGGCTCCACCCTCGACGAGGTCGTCCACCTCGCCAAGGAGGTCGAGGCCGCAGGCGCCACCATCATCAACACCGGCATCGGCTGGCACGAGGCGCGCATCCCCACCATCGCGACCTCCGTGCCGCGCGGCGCCTACACCTGGGTCACCAAGCGGCTGATGGGAGCGGTGTCCGTCCCGCTCGTCACCAGCAACCGCATCAACACCCCCGAGAAGGCCGAGGAGATCCTCGCCGAAGGCCGCGCCGACCTCGTCTCCCTGGCCCGCCCCTTCCTCGCCGACGCCGACTTCGTCGCCAAGGCCGCCGCGGGCCGCCCCGAGGCCATCAACACCTGCATCGGCTGCAACCAGGCCTGCCTCGACCACACCTTCAGCGGCAAGATCACCAGCTGCCTGGTCAACCCCCGCGCCTGCCACGAGACCGAGCTCGTCCTCTCGCCCACCCGGCTCGCCAAGCGCGTCGCCGTCGTCGGCGCCGGCCCGGCCGGCCTCGCCTGCGCCGTCACCGCCGCCGAGCGCGGCCACACCGTCACCCTCTTCGAGGCCTCCGGCCACATCGGCGGCCAGCTCGACATCGCCCGCCGCATCCCCGGCAAGGAGGAGTTCGAGGAGACCATCCGCTACTTCGGCCACCAGCTTGCCGAGCAGGGCGTCGAGGTCCGCCTGAACACCGCCGCCGACCCGGAGCTCCTGCGCGGCTACGACGAGGTCGTCGTCGCCACCGGCGTCACCCCCCGCATCCCCGCCATCGAGGGCGTCGACCACGCCAAGGCCGTCAGCTACCTCGACGTCCTGCGCGACGGCGCCCCCGTCGGCGAGAACGTCGCGGTCGTCGGCGCCGGCGGCATCGGCTTCGACGTCGCCGAGTACCTCACGGACAGCGGCGAGGGCGCCTCCCAGGACCCGGAGGTCTACTTCCGCCACTGGGGCGTCGACACCTCGTACGCCGGCCCCGGCGGCCTGACCGCCCCCGACCGCCCGGCCTCCCCGCGCCGCGTCCACCTCCTCCAGCGCAAGACCACCAAGGTCGGCGCCGGCCTCGGCACCACCACCGGCTGGATCCACCGCGCCGAACTCAAGCACCGCGGCGTCGTGTCCGTCGCCGGCGCCTCGTACGACCGCATCGACGACGACGGCCTGCACATCACCGTCGACGGCGAGCAGCGCCTCGTCCCCGCCGACACCGTCGTCCTGTGCACCGGCCAGGAGCCGCGCCGCGACCTGTACGAGGAGCTGCGCGCGGCAGGCGTCGAGGCGCACCTGATCGGCGGCGCCGACGTCGCCGCCGAGCTCGACGCCAAGCGGGCCATCCGCCAGGGCACCGAACTGGCCGCCTCGCTCTGA